A single Carettochelys insculpta isolate YL-2023 chromosome 2, ASM3395843v1, whole genome shotgun sequence DNA region contains:
- the LOC142008341 gene encoding LOW QUALITY PROTEIN: actin-like protein 10 (The sequence of the model RefSeq protein was modified relative to this genomic sequence to represent the inferred CDS: inserted 1 base in 1 codon; substituted 1 base at 1 genomic stop codon): protein MRENFQPALTDNLDVAGVSLSKHMHNLLLRSANDPQLLNALQKTTVTQLKKQCCYVSMDYDRDLQDKAHHISDIXPMGFKAXDGHWITLDKERFCCPEPLFHPKLLHHNSPGLHLLAFQSLWKVPDESQGDIIENTVLSGVSLMFPCFPKRMCSELDALLHGKGYRIKILAAPKRSMAVWAGGSMAASLKSFWHMWMRKGEYQECVL from the exons ATGAGAGAAAATTTTCAGCCAGCACTGACTGACAACCTGGATGTGGCTGGGGTTTCCCTCTCCAAGCACATGCATAACCTGCTCTTGAGGAGCGCCAATGACCCACAGCTTCTAAATGCCTTGCAGAAGACAACGGTGACGCAGCTGAAGAAGCAGTGCTGCTATGTGTCCATGGACTATGACCGAGACCTCCAGGACAAAGCTCACCATATTAGCGACATATAACCCATGGGTTTTAAGG TTGATGGGCACTGGATAACTCTAGATAAGGAGCGGTTCTGCTGCCCAGAACCGCTCTTCCATCCAAAACTGCTCCATCACAACTCTCCAGGCCTTCACCTTTTAGCTTTCCAAAGCCTTTGGAAAGTGCCGGATGAGAGCCAGGGGGACATTATCGAGAACACTGTGTTGTCAGGGGTCTCGCTGATGTTTCCTTGCTTCCCCAAGAGGATGTGCTCAGAGCTGGATGCCCTGTTACATGGCAAAGGCTACAGGATTAAAATCCTAGCTGCTCCAAAAAGGAGTATGGCAGTGTGGGCTGGAGGGTCTATGGCAGCTTCACTTAAGTCCTTCTGGCATATGTGGATGAGGAAGGGTGAGTACCAGGAGTGTGTTCTCTGA